AAGCTGCACGCGACGATGGGTCGCAAGCGCGCGAAGGGCGCCATCGGCATCCACGACCTGACGATGCTGAAGGGAGCGCAAGTCGAGCGGGACGATGATGCGACCGGCGACGGGGAGGACGTCGGTGACGTCGGCGACGACGTGCGGGTCGTGGAGACGAACAAGTCCATCTCGTACGTCGGCGTCGAGCCGGACGAGGACGCGTTCGTGCCGCTGGACTCCGATAGCGAGCTGACGCCCGCCGAGGTCCTCGAATCGCACGCGACGGGCCGGGAGTACGCGGACCTCGTCGCCGAGTACGAGCGGTATCCGGCGATCTACGACGACCTCGGGCTGTTCTCGTTCCCGCCGGTCATCAACGGTCGCCGGACGGAGGTGTCGACGGACTCGCGGAACCTCCTCGTGGAGATGACGGGCACGGACCAGTGGACGATCGACAAGATGCTGAACGTCGTCTGTTATGCGCTCGAAGCACGTGGGGCGACGATCGAGGACGTCCAGGTCGAGTACCCGGACAGCGGCGTGTACGCCGCGGACGACCGCGCGAATCCGGGGGCGACGCTCGTCCGCCCGGACCTGACCCTCGACGAGAAGCGGGTCGCGCACGACCGCATCGAGCGCGTGCTCGGCGTCCCGCTGGACGCGAGCGAGGTCGCGGACCTCGCGGAGCGCGCCGGGCTCGACGCCGCACCGGTCGATACGGCGACCGGGGCGCATCCCGAAGCGGCCGCGGGGACCGGAAGCGACCTGCCCGACGACCCGCGGGGGGAAATCGAGGGGTCGGGGGCGACGACGGCGAGCGCGGACCGAGCCGGCGGGAGTGGGGACGCCGAACCCGCGGGGTCGACCGTCGAGGGCGACCTCGTCTACGACGTCGACGTGCCGCCGTACCGCGTGGACGTCCTCCACGCGCTGGACGTCGTGGACGACGTCGGTCGCGCGTACGGCTTCAACGAACTCGACCCGAAGGCGCCGGACGTGTCGACGAACGGCGGCCGGCACGAGCGCTCGCGCCTGGAACGCGCGGTCCGTAGCCAGCTCGTCGGCCTCGGGTTCCAGGACTTGCTGAACTTCCACATGGTCGCGAGCGAGGAGAACTACGACCGCATGAACCTGACTGCCGCCGACAGCGCCGCCGACGCGGACGCGCTCGGCGCGGCGCCGCCGGTGACGATCACGGAGCCGTACAGCGAGGACTACGAGCAGTTGCGGTCGTGGGCGCTCCCGAGTCTCGCGCTGGTCCTGGAGAACAACACGCACCGCGCGTACCCCCAGGACCTCGCGGAGATCGGCCTGGTCGCGCACGTCGACCCAGACGAACCCACGGGCGTCCGCGAGGAACGCCACGTCGCCGCGGTGCTCGCTCGCGCCGACGCCTCCTACGAGGACGCCAAGAGCCGCCTGCAGGCGCTCGCGCGGAACTTCGACGCGGACCTGGAGACGCCGCCGACGGCACACCCGTCGTTCATCGACGGCCGGACCGCGAGCGTCGTCCTCGACGGCGAGGAGGCTGGCGTCGTCGGCGAACTCCACCCGAGCGTGCTCGTCGAGCACGATCTGGAGGTGCCGGCGGTCGGGTTCGAGTTCGACCTCGGAGCGCTCGAGTAAGCCTGAAGGGGCGTTTTTTCACCCATGTTTTGCGGGTCCCGAGCGGAGCGAGGGACCCGGTAAAAGATGGTCGTAGTACGATCTGGAGGTACCGGCGGTCGGGTTCGAGTTCGACCTCGGGGCGCTCGATTGACATCCTCCCCGCCCTGAAGGGAGGGGATTTCTCTTCGGTCCCCCGTAAGCCGCCGCTATCGGCGGTCGACTCCTGACACGTTCCTCGTTCTCGGCAGTCCTTCGCTTCGCTTACCAGGTTCCGTCTGGGAAGGGACGGGTTCGTTCCAGTTGTAACGATTAGGCGTCACCCCCTTTCCTCGGTCTGGCTTCCTCCCAGTATGGACGAACTGACTGAGGCTGACGATGGTGGCGGACGCCGCGAGTTGCTGGACGACGTCTTCGCCTGCCTGGGGAGCGGCGAGCGCCGTCGGGTCCTCGAACTCGCGCTCGATCGGGCGCCCGACGCGGTGGGCGTCGAGGAGGCGGTTAGCGTGCTCGCTGCCCGGGCGGACGACGACGACGCGACGGCGTCGGCGGAGCGGGAGGCGAAGACTGCGCTCCGTCACGCGCACCTCCCGAAGCTATCCGCGGCCGGCCTGCTCGAGCACGACGCCGACGCGGGCGCGTTCGCGCTCGCGGATCATCCCGCGTTCGAGGACTCGAGAATCGTCGGCGTCGTCGAGGGCGACGTCGAGGACAGTCCCGAGTCGCTCGATACCTTCCTCGCGGCGATCTCTGACGCGCGTCGTCGAGCGGTCCTCGACGTGCTCAGCCATCAGTTCGGCCGGATTCACGTGGAGACGCTCGCGCGCGAGCTCCTGGCCGACGCGGAGACGAGCGAGTCCGAGGTCCCTGGCGCGGCCGTCGAGCAGGCGCTCGGAGGCCTCCATCACGTCGACCTCCCGGCGCTCTCCGACGCGGGACTGGTGGCGTACGACGCCGACGCGGGGACGGTCGAGTACCGGGGCCACCCCGAGCTGTCCGTGCCGTGGATGCACTCCGTCCTCGAACCGGCGTTCCGCGGGTCGATCACGGGCGAGGTCGAGCCAAGCGGCATCGGCGAGATCGAGGGACGCCAGGGGGTCGTCTCGTTCGGGCAGTCCCTGTGCGAGCGCGCCGACGACGAGCTGTTCTGCATGTTCACGGACACGGACTTGCTCGAGGCGGGGTGTCTCACGCGGATCAGGGACGCCGCCGACCGCGGCGTCGACGTCTACCTCGGGACGCGCGACCCCGACATCAGGGCGTACGTCCGCGAGAACGCGCCCGAGGTCGTGCTCTGGGAGCCCAACACGGACTGGTTGAACATCCCGGTCGCCGGCGACCGCGTCGGTCGACTGGTGCTGGCCGACCGCGAAGCCGTCATGCTCGGGACGCTCCTGGAGGAGGAGACCGACGGCGTCCACGAGGAGCAGGCGATCGTCGGCGAGGGCGAGCACGACACGCTCGTCACGATGATCACCCAGCTCCTCCGCCCGCACCTGGAGACGATCGACGACGAAGTGGACGACGTCGAAGCGGACGACGTCGAAGCGATGCTCCCGCTGTAACGGCCGGGCCACCACTGAAGTCGGCCGTCCGTCCGGCGGACCCGGGACGACGAGCGCGCCGCGTCGGGGTCGCTCGGTAGCGGATGCGCGACGGTCAGAGGAGCGCGTTCTCGATTCGCTCGCCGAGCTCTTCGAGTCTCTCGACGGGTTCGTTGCTGAAGACGATGCGGACGTACTGGTCGCTGTTCTCGTCGCCCCAGTGGCGCATCGGGGTGGCCGCGACCTTGCTCTCCTCGAGCAGGCGGTCGGAGGCAGTCGAGGAGTCGTACCCGAGTTCTTCGACGTTCATGAGCTGCATCCAGCCGCCCTTCGAGGGGACGGTGGTGACGCCGACGTCCCGGAGCTGTTCGGTGACGGTGTCGCGCCGTCGCTGGAGTTCGGGGACGTACTCGTTCGGTTCGAAGTCGGACTCGATGGCGGCGAGCGCGCCCGCCTGCCCGATGCCGCCGGGCGTCGTCGTGTTGTAGATGTGGGTTCGCGCGGCGTCGTTCATGAACTCCTCGGGGCCGACGATCCAGCCGACGCGCCAGCCGATCATGCCGTAGGACTTCGTGACGGAGCCCGCGATGACGGTTCGTTCGGCCATCCCGTCGAGGGAGGCGGGGTGGATGAGGGGGAGGTCGTCGAAGAGGACGGACTCCCAGATGGCGTTGTACAGCAGCCAGACGTCGTGCTTCTGGCAGAGGTCGCTGATGGTTTCCCACTCCTCGCGGTTCAGGACCGCGCCGGACGGCATCGACGGGTTGACGAGGAGGAGGACCTCGGTGTCGTCCGTCACCGTCTCCTCGAGCGCGTCGACGTCGAGCCGCCACTCGTCGCCGGCGTTCTCGTAGGGGACGAACGACGGTTCGCCGCCGGCGAGCCGGGTGCGGTTTATCATCCCCGCGTAGATGGGGTCGGTGAGGACGACCTCGTCGCCGGGGTCGATCATCGCGAGCAACGAGTCGAGCACGCTCTCGCCCGTGCTACAGGTGATGACGACGTTCTCCTTCCCGTAGTCCTGACCGGAGCGGTCGTTCGTCTGGCCGGCGACCGCCTCGCGGAGGTCCTCCTTCCCGATGAAGGGGAGGTAGCTGTTCGCGTCGAACGTGCCGACGGCGTCGCGCGTGGCTTCCTTCACCTCCTCGGGGAGTAGCTCGGACATGAGGTTCACGTCGAGGTTCTCGAGGCGCAGTACCTCCGGGTCGTCGCCCGCAGCGTTGGCGACCTCGTCGATGTCGAAGCCTGGGACGTCCTGCAGTCGATCGGTAGTCATGCGGTAGCAATTGACGCGGATGGGGTAATAGTTCCCCGGCCTGGTTCGGCAGCGACCCCGCCGGAGTATAGTGATTTTTCGTGAAGTACGTCGGCGAGCTGTCTCCTCGTCCGGGCGTCCTCGACGCGGTCGCGATGGGGGTTCCGGGAATGGAAAGGTGTTTGCGGCACGCTCTCGGATTCCGAGGCATGGACCCGCGAGTTCGCGAGCACGCACAGATCGTCGCCAATCACTCCGCTGGCATCGAAGCCGGGGACAACGTCGTCGTCGACGCGCACGGCTCCGCGGGCGACCTCGTGACGGCGCTGTTCGAGGCGTGCGCGGACGTCGGCGCGAATCCGCTCGCGATATCCCAGCGGATGGGCGACCGGTTCCGGCGCGCGTACCTTCGGAACGCCGACCCGGAGGACTTCGAGTTGCCGAGTCACGAGATGGCGCTGTTCGAGGAGATGGACGTCTACGTCGCGATCCGCTCGGGTGGGAACGTCACGCAGACGAGCGACGTCGACAGCGACGTCCAGATGGCGTACGACAAGGCGCGTCGGCCGCTGCTGGAGGAGCGCCTGGGGAAGACGTGGGTGCTCACGCAGTACCCGACTGACTCGTTCGCGCAGCTCGCGGAGATGAGCACGGAGGGCTACGAGAACTTCGTCTGGGACGCCGTGAACAAGGACTGGGACGAGCAGGGTGCGTTCCAGCAGCAGATGGTGGAGATACTCGACGCGGGCGAGGAGGTCCGCATCGTCTCCGGCGACAGCACCGACGTGACGATGAGCGTCGCGGGGAACGAGACCCTGAACGACACCGCGGAACGCAACCTCCCCGGCGGCGAGGTGTTCACCGCACCGGTCAAGGACTCCGTCGAGGGCGAGGTACTGTTCGACAAGCCGCTCTACCACCAGGGCCGCGAGATCACGGACGTCCGCCTCGTCTTCGAGGGCGGGCAAGTGGTCGAGCACGAGGCGGCGAAGAACGAGGCCGTCCTCACTGGCGTCCTGAACACGGACGAGGGCGCGCGCTACCTCGGCGAACTCGGCATCGGGATGAACCGCGACATCACCGAGTTCACGTACAACATGCTGTTCGACGAGAAGATGGGCGACACCGTCCACATGGCGGTCGGGCGCGCGTACGACGCCACCGTCGGCGACGAGAACGAACAGAACGACTCCGCCGTGCACGTCGACATGATCGTCGACATGAGCGAGGACTCGCGCATCGAGGTCGACGGCGAGGTCGTCCAGCGCAACGGCACGTTCCGTTTCGAAGACGGGTTCGAGGACGAGGCCTGAGGCGTCGCCGTCGATTCAGTCGGCGACGAGCGCGCGGACGATGTGGTCGGTGCAGCCGACGTAGATGACGTCGTCGACGACCGTGGGTGCCCCCACCAC
Above is a genomic segment from Halorubellus sp. JP-L1 containing:
- a CDS encoding pyridoxal phosphate-dependent aminotransferase codes for the protein MTTDRLQDVPGFDIDEVANAAGDDPEVLRLENLDVNLMSELLPEEVKEATRDAVGTFDANSYLPFIGKEDLREAVAGQTNDRSGQDYGKENVVITCSTGESVLDSLLAMIDPGDEVVLTDPIYAGMINRTRLAGGEPSFVPYENAGDEWRLDVDALEETVTDDTEVLLLVNPSMPSGAVLNREEWETISDLCQKHDVWLLYNAIWESVLFDDLPLIHPASLDGMAERTVIAGSVTKSYGMIGWRVGWIVGPEEFMNDAARTHIYNTTTPGGIGQAGALAAIESDFEPNEYVPELQRRRDTVTEQLRDVGVTTVPSKGGWMQLMNVEELGYDSSTASDRLLEESKVAATPMRHWGDENSDQYVRIVFSNEPVERLEELGERIENALL
- a CDS encoding aminopeptidase, which translates into the protein MDPRVREHAQIVANHSAGIEAGDNVVVDAHGSAGDLVTALFEACADVGANPLAISQRMGDRFRRAYLRNADPEDFELPSHEMALFEEMDVYVAIRSGGNVTQTSDVDSDVQMAYDKARRPLLEERLGKTWVLTQYPTDSFAQLAEMSTEGYENFVWDAVNKDWDEQGAFQQQMVEILDAGEEVRIVSGDSTDVTMSVAGNETLNDTAERNLPGGEVFTAPVKDSVEGEVLFDKPLYHQGREITDVRLVFEGGQVVEHEAAKNEAVLTGVLNTDEGARYLGELGIGMNRDITEFTYNMLFDEKMGDTVHMAVGRAYDATVGDENEQNDSAVHVDMIVDMSEDSRIEVDGEVVQRNGTFRFEDGFEDEA
- a CDS encoding phenylalanine--tRNA ligase beta subunit-related protein — encoded protein: MPVVDVHPDELRELTGHEEKSDEELKDDLFGLGLEFEGETEDGAFELEFAPDRLDRLSVEGVARSLRYHYGDDRGVYVPNTNDADWTIQVDDSVPDERPYVTGAVVRDVDLDEDALDSLIQLQEKLHATMGRKRAKGAIGIHDLTMLKGAQVERDDDATGDGEDVGDVGDDVRVVETNKSISYVGVEPDEDAFVPLDSDSELTPAEVLESHATGREYADLVAEYERYPAIYDDLGLFSFPPVINGRRTEVSTDSRNLLVEMTGTDQWTIDKMLNVVCYALEARGATIEDVQVEYPDSGVYAADDRANPGATLVRPDLTLDEKRVAHDRIERVLGVPLDASEVADLAERAGLDAAPVDTATGAHPEAAAGTGSDLPDDPRGEIEGSGATTASADRAGGSGDAEPAGSTVEGDLVYDVDVPPYRVDVLHALDVVDDVGRAYGFNELDPKAPDVSTNGGRHERSRLERAVRSQLVGLGFQDLLNFHMVASEENYDRMNLTAADSAADADALGAAPPVTITEPYSEDYEQLRSWALPSLALVLENNTHRAYPQDLAEIGLVAHVDPDEPTGVREERHVAAVLARADASYEDAKSRLQALARNFDADLETPPTAHPSFIDGRTASVVLDGEEAGVVGELHPSVLVEHDLEVPAVGFEFDLGALE